The following coding sequences are from one Candidatus Borkfalkia ceftriaxoniphila window:
- a CDS encoding sporulation transcriptional regulator SpoIIID: MIKRALMSAEYILETGATVRDCAERFGTSKSTVHKDVSERLQEIDFELYCKVREVLDKNLRERHIRGGNATKKKYEKNDRS, from the coding sequence ATGATTAAACGCGCTTTGATGAGCGCGGAATATATTCTGGAAACGGGCGCGACCGTGCGCGACTGCGCCGAACGCTTCGGAACGAGCAAATCTACGGTGCACAAAGACGTGTCCGAGCGGTTGCAGGAGATCGACTTCGAACTCTATTGCAAGGTTCGGGAGGTTTTGGATAAAAACCTGCGCGAACGGCATATCCGCGGCGGAAACGCGACCAAAAAAAAGTACGAAAAGAACGATAGATCGTAA
- a CDS encoding 2-hydroxyacyl-CoA dehydratase, whose protein sequence is MKDDKMREAVDFTEDFPKFNKNMKGTHKILIPDMLPVHFGIIVEILRADGWDIELLRNDTRAVIDEGLKHVHNDTCYPALCVTGQFIDALKSGKYDVEHTAVMITQSGGGCRASNYIPLIRKALKAEFPKVPVVSLNFAGLEKDSGFPVDLKTLLKLAFAIFYGDSLMSLYNQTKPYEAAEGESDKAREDCVKLILDAFASGKYRRYKRIHAAMFERFSKVERDRQAKVKVGIVGEIYVKYSPLGNSHLEDFLLSEGCEPVVPALMDFVMYCAVNNINDEKYYGHKKRGTILFKIVYRYLHRIQKKIIRQARAAGYEPLHDFEHLRRCADKVINQGVKMGEGWLIPAEMAALAETGTDNIVCAQPFGCLPNHIAGKGTIRTLKQMYEYENIVAVDYDPSATKVNQENRIKLMLATARENLAAQSEKK, encoded by the coding sequence ATGAAAGACGACAAAATGCGGGAAGCGGTGGATTTCACCGAAGACTTCCCCAAATTCAACAAAAACATGAAGGGCACGCACAAAATTCTCATTCCCGATATGCTGCCCGTACATTTCGGTATCATCGTGGAGATCCTCCGCGCCGACGGCTGGGATATCGAACTATTGCGCAACGACACCCGCGCCGTCATCGACGAGGGGCTCAAACACGTGCATAACGACACGTGCTATCCCGCCCTGTGCGTGACGGGGCAATTCATCGACGCCTTGAAGAGCGGCAAGTACGACGTGGAGCATACGGCGGTGATGATCACTCAATCGGGCGGCGGCTGCCGCGCTTCCAATTATATCCCGCTCATCAGAAAGGCGCTCAAAGCGGAATTTCCCAAAGTGCCCGTCGTGTCCCTCAATTTTGCGGGACTGGAAAAGGACAGCGGGTTTCCCGTCGATTTAAAGACGCTTTTAAAGTTGGCGTTCGCCATCTTTTACGGCGATTCTCTGATGTCCCTCTATAACCAGACCAAGCCGTACGAGGCGGCGGAGGGCGAAAGCGACAAGGCGAGGGAGGACTGCGTTAAACTCATTCTGGACGCGTTCGCGTCGGGAAAATACCGCCGCTATAAGCGCATCCATGCCGCCATGTTCGAGCGTTTTTCCAAAGTGGAGCGGGACAGGCAAGCGAAAGTGAAAGTCGGCATCGTGGGAGAAATTTACGTAAAGTATTCGCCGCTCGGCAATTCGCATCTCGAGGACTTTCTCCTTTCCGAAGGGTGCGAGCCGGTCGTGCCCGCCCTGATGGATTTCGTCATGTACTGCGCCGTGAACAACATCAACGACGAAAAGTATTACGGGCACAAGAAGCGCGGCACCATTCTTTTTAAGATCGTGTATCGGTACCTGCACCGTATCCAGAAAAAAATCATTCGGCAGGCGAGGGCGGCGGGCTACGAGCCGCTGCACGATTTCGAGCATTTGCGCCGCTGCGCGGATAAAGTCATCAACCAGGGCGTGAAGATGGGCGAAGGCTGGCTGATCCCCGCGGAGATGGCGGCGCTCGCGGAAACGGGCACGGACAATATCGTGTGCGCGCAGCCGTTCGGCTGCCTGCCCAACCACATCGCGGGCAAGGGCACCATCCGTACCCTCAAACAGATGTACGAATACGAAAACATCGTCGCCGTCGATTACGACCCGTCGGCGACCAAAGTCAATCAGGAAAACCGCATCAAACTGATGCTCGCCACCGCCCGCGAAAACCTCGCCGCGCAGAGCGAAAAAAAATAG
- a CDS encoding replication-associated recombination protein A: MEQQTFFMSETDLPLAARLRPRTLEEFAGQKHLLGEGKILRRLIEGDKIGSMIFWGPPGVGKTTLARIIANRTKAKFIDFSAVTSGIKEIKTVMEQAEKNRRFGEKTILFVDEIHRFNKAQQDAFLPYVEKGSIILIGATTENPSFEVNGALLSRCKVFVLQTLKTEELCELLRNAVSDERGFGRQKIEISDDVIETIANFANGDARSALSTLEMAVLNGETEGDTVRVTRETVEQCTSKKSLLYDKTGEEHYNLISALHKSMRNSDPDAAVYWLARMLEAGEDPLYVARRVTRFASEDVGLADPKALEIAVAAFQACHRIGMPECCVHLTQAVVYLSMAPKSNALYTAYESAKKDALTMLAEPVPLIIRNAPTRLMKELNYGKGYRYAHDYEEKLTDMQCLPDSLKDKEYYRPTEEGMESKYKARLDEIKAWKREMRKE, from the coding sequence ATGGAACAACAGACCTTTTTTATGAGTGAGACCGATCTTCCTCTTGCGGCGCGGCTGCGGCCGCGCACGCTGGAAGAATTCGCGGGGCAGAAGCATCTTCTCGGCGAAGGAAAAATTTTGCGCCGCCTGATCGAGGGCGACAAGATCGGCTCGATGATCTTCTGGGGGCCGCCCGGCGTGGGCAAGACTACGCTCGCGCGCATCATCGCCAATCGGACCAAGGCGAAATTCATCGATTTTTCCGCAGTCACGAGCGGCATTAAAGAAATAAAAACGGTCATGGAACAGGCGGAAAAAAACCGCCGTTTCGGCGAAAAGACGATCTTATTCGTGGACGAGATCCATAGATTCAACAAGGCGCAGCAGGACGCGTTTCTGCCCTATGTGGAAAAGGGAAGCATCATCCTCATCGGCGCTACGACGGAAAATCCCTCCTTTGAAGTCAACGGGGCGCTTTTATCGCGATGTAAAGTGTTCGTTTTGCAAACGCTGAAAACCGAAGAACTGTGCGAACTTCTCCGCAATGCGGTTTCCGACGAACGAGGATTCGGCAGACAGAAAATCGAAATTTCCGACGACGTCATCGAAACGATCGCGAATTTTGCCAACGGGGATGCGCGCAGCGCGCTTTCAACTCTGGAAATGGCTGTGTTGAACGGAGAGACCGAAGGCGATACCGTGCGCGTCACGCGGGAAACGGTGGAGCAATGCACTTCGAAAAAGTCGCTGTTGTACGACAAGACGGGCGAAGAACATTACAATCTCATATCCGCGCTGCATAAATCCATGCGCAATTCCGATCCCGACGCCGCCGTATACTGGCTGGCGCGCATGCTGGAAGCGGGGGAAGACCCGTTGTACGTCGCCCGCCGCGTCACGCGGTTCGCAAGCGAGGACGTGGGGCTTGCCGATCCCAAAGCCCTGGAGATCGCCGTGGCGGCGTTTCAGGCGTGCCATAGGATCGGCATGCCCGAATGCTGCGTGCATTTAACGCAGGCGGTCGTCTATCTTTCCATGGCGCCCAAGTCCAACGCGCTGTACACGGCGTACGAGAGCGCGAAAAAGGACGCGCTGACCATGCTCGCCGAACCAGTGCCGCTCATCATCCGCAACGCGCCCACGCGGCTCATGAAAGAGTTGAATTACGGAAAAGGATACCGCTACGCGCACGATTACGAAGAAAAACTGACGGACATGCAGTGCCTTCCCGATTCTTTGAAAGATAAAGAATATTACCGCCCCACAGAAGAGGGGATGGAAAGCAAATACAAAGCGCGCCTCGACGAGATCAAAGCGTGGAAGCGTGAAATGCGAAAAGAGTAA
- a CDS encoding acyl-CoA dehydratase activase, protein MAKLMGIDVGSTTVKVALLGEDREILYTSYERHFSKVKECVLSRLAAVREKFGGDVKVSITGSAGLGLAQRSGVSFVQEVQAAFTAIRKYYPDADAAVELGGEDAKIIFVTGGTEQRMNGSCAGGTGAFIDQMATLLNLEVGEMDELSLRAEKVYPIASRCGVFAKSDIQPLLNQGAKKEDIAASIFQAVVDQTVSGLAQGRRIKGKVLFLGGPLYFIKGLRKAFQTTLHLDDEHAVFPDNAPCFMSVGAALYSESVDAQDIGTIIRKIESVKMSDEIVTGEPLFADREEYDEFVARHKQSDLQFCDIKTYTGDAYLGIDSGSTTTKLMLITPDCKILYSHYQSNNGQPLDIVLERLREIYDLSGGHVRICGCAVTGYGEDMMKAALKADFGIVETVAHFKAAVFFNPDVDFIIDIGGQDIKCFKIKNRAIDGIMLNEACSSGCGSFIQTFAKAMGMEIDEFSKLGLFSKKPVELGSRCTVFMNSSVKQAQKEGASVEDISAGLSMSIVKNAIYKVIRAKTPDELGQNILVQGGTFLNDAVLRSFEKETGKNVVRPGIAGLMGAFGAALYAKENVTGVSTVITEAELKNFSYVSKSRMCGGCTSNCNVNVIRFSDGRKFISGNKCEKGAGLKPHSDELDIYHFKYERLLASVTGEGSKKRGRVGIPLGLGFYEQLPLWAGFFETCGFEVVLSEKSSRDLYFKGQHTVASDTACYPAKLIHGHIESLLDKNVDFIFYPCESYNLDEYDSTNHYNCPVVAYYPELLKANNERLNGENFVMPYIDPNMRKSTVKTLKSALKKYKLSKALVSRGLDEGFKRLAAYYTAIEEKGSEIIYKARREGKALIVLAGRPYHIDPEINHGIGKLLTSLDMAVLSEDSVFQRGDLVKVNVLNQWTYHARLYRAAEYVTKHDDINLVQLVSFGCGIDAITTDEVRSILESRGKLYTQIKIDEINNLGVVKIRLRSMLAAIEEQKRNQNQ, encoded by the coding sequence ATGGCAAAATTGATGGGGATCGACGTCGGCTCCACCACCGTCAAGGTGGCTCTGCTCGGCGAAGACCGCGAAATATTATATACGAGTTACGAACGCCACTTCTCGAAAGTCAAGGAGTGCGTGCTTTCGCGCCTTGCCGCCGTGCGGGAAAAATTCGGCGGTGACGTCAAAGTGAGCATCACGGGCTCTGCGGGGCTTGGGCTCGCGCAGAGGAGCGGCGTTTCTTTCGTACAGGAAGTACAGGCGGCGTTTACCGCCATCCGCAAATATTATCCCGATGCGGACGCGGCCGTGGAACTCGGCGGCGAGGACGCGAAGATCATCTTCGTCACGGGCGGTACCGAACAGCGCATGAACGGCAGTTGCGCGGGCGGCACGGGCGCCTTCATCGACCAGATGGCGACGCTTTTGAACCTCGAAGTCGGCGAAATGGACGAGTTGTCCCTGCGCGCGGAAAAGGTGTACCCCATCGCCTCGCGCTGCGGCGTGTTCGCGAAATCCGACATACAGCCCCTTCTCAATCAGGGCGCGAAGAAAGAGGATATCGCCGCCTCCATTTTTCAGGCGGTCGTAGACCAGACCGTATCGGGTTTGGCGCAGGGCAGGCGCATCAAGGGCAAAGTTCTCTTTTTAGGCGGCCCGCTCTACTTTATCAAGGGGCTCAGAAAAGCCTTTCAGACCACGTTGCATCTCGACGACGAGCACGCCGTGTTTCCCGACAACGCGCCCTGTTTCATGTCCGTCGGCGCGGCGCTCTATTCCGAAAGCGTGGACGCGCAGGATATCGGAACGATCATCCGCAAGATCGAGAGCGTAAAGATGAGCGACGAGATCGTAACGGGCGAACCGCTGTTTGCCGACCGCGAAGAATACGACGAATTCGTCGCGCGCCACAAGCAGAGCGATCTTCAATTCTGCGATATCAAGACCTATACGGGCGACGCGTATCTCGGCATAGACAGCGGTTCCACGACCACGAAACTCATGCTGATCACGCCCGACTGCAAAATTTTATACTCGCATTACCAGTCCAACAACGGACAGCCGCTCGACATCGTCCTGGAACGCTTGCGCGAGATCTACGATCTGTCGGGCGGACATGTGCGCATATGCGGCTGCGCGGTCACGGGCTACGGCGAGGATATGATGAAAGCGGCTTTAAAGGCGGATTTCGGCATCGTGGAAACGGTGGCGCATTTCAAGGCCGCCGTGTTTTTCAATCCCGACGTCGATTTCATCATCGATATCGGCGGACAGGATATCAAATGTTTCAAGATCAAAAACCGCGCCATCGACGGCATCATGCTCAACGAGGCGTGTTCTTCGGGCTGCGGTTCCTTTATCCAGACGTTCGCCAAAGCCATGGGCATGGAGATAGACGAGTTTTCCAAACTCGGCCTGTTTTCCAAAAAGCCCGTCGAACTCGGCTCGCGCTGCACGGTGTTCATGAACAGTTCGGTCAAGCAGGCGCAGAAAGAGGGCGCGAGCGTGGAGGATATCTCCGCGGGCCTTTCGATGTCCATCGTCAAAAACGCCATTTATAAAGTCATCCGCGCCAAAACGCCCGACGAACTCGGGCAAAACATTCTGGTGCAGGGCGGCACTTTCTTAAACGACGCGGTGCTCCGTTCCTTTGAAAAGGAAACGGGCAAGAACGTCGTGCGCCCCGGCATCGCGGGGCTGATGGGCGCGTTCGGCGCGGCGCTGTACGCAAAAGAAAACGTGACGGGCGTGAGCACGGTCATCACCGAAGCCGAACTCAAAAATTTTTCTTACGTCTCTAAGAGCCGTATGTGCGGCGGGTGCACGTCCAACTGCAACGTGAACGTCATCCGTTTTTCCGACGGCCGCAAATTCATTTCGGGCAACAAGTGCGAAAAGGGCGCGGGGCTCAAACCCCATTCGGACGAACTGGATATCTATCATTTCAAATACGAGCGCCTGCTTGCCTCCGTGACAGGCGAAGGGAGCAAAAAGCGCGGCCGCGTGGGGATCCCGCTGGGACTGGGCTTTTACGAACAGTTGCCCCTGTGGGCGGGATTTTTCGAAACGTGCGGATTCGAAGTGGTGCTCAGCGAAAAATCGTCGCGCGATCTGTACTTCAAGGGGCAGCACACCGTGGCGAGCGATACCGCCTGCTATCCCGCAAAACTCATTCACGGGCATATAGAAAGCCTTCTCGACAAGAACGTCGATTTTATCTTCTATCCCTGCGAGAGTTACAATCTGGACGAATACGATTCGACCAATCACTACAATTGCCCCGTGGTGGCGTATTATCCCGAACTTTTAAAGGCGAACAACGAGCGGCTGAACGGCGAAAACTTTGTCATGCCCTATATCGACCCGAACATGAGAAAGAGCACGGTCAAAACGCTGAAAAGCGCGCTCAAAAAATATAAACTGAGCAAAGCGCTCGTTTCCCGCGGGCTGGACGAAGGGTTTAAACGCCTTGCCGCCTATTATACCGCGATCGAGGAAAAGGGCAGCGAGATCATCTACAAGGCGCGGCGCGAGGGCAAAGCGCTCATCGTGCTGGCGGGGCGCCCTTATCATATCGATCCCGAGATCAATCACGGCATCGGAAAACTGCTGACGTCGCTCGATATGGCGGTGCTCTCCGAGGACAGCGTGTTCCAGAGGGGGGACCTCGTGAAAGTGAACGTTCTGAATCAATGGACGTACCACGCCCGCCTGTACCGCGCGGCGGAATACGTGACCAAGCACGACGATATCAACCTCGTGCAACTCGTTTCTTTCGGCTGCGGCATCGACGCGATCACCACCGACGAGGTGCGCTCGATCCTCGAAAGCCGCGGGAAACTGTACACGCAGATCAAGATCGACGAGATCAACAACCTGGGTGTGGTGAAGATACGCCTTCGGAGCATGCTCGCCGCGATCGAAGAACAAAAACGGAATCAAAATCAATGA